One window of the Anoplolepis gracilipes chromosome 9, ASM4749672v1, whole genome shotgun sequence genome contains the following:
- the LOC140669434 gene encoding uncharacterized protein isoform X2 — MEGKSFVINNRSQQYQAISDTKDLEIIDSTKPCKTCHEIKIKTEILDEIENFSTNDELDIEQHVTNVPSENVSRHENSEQIPESDCQRNASVSLSRRQMDEYTDLKEYIVALTGGRLLMCSVCRIEFPNEVEFGTHMIGHSHECGFCRKQFSRSSTLKAHLHMHFIPKSFACRQCELQFQKKCALKKHQVEAHSRGRTYKCSICKKKLLHHRSLRDHELMHANAKLHKCTTCGKSFPRSSSLRTHMIVHTADLSFACDLCPARFKRSSVLKTHKLTHTGVRRFECDICKHRFHLKGALKHHILAHYGIRPYKCEDCGKSYRRSWGLKVHRYRHTGIKQFECDFCKLRFSVKTKLANHIYTHIGEKPYKCDICSRQYCERYQLKTHKSTRHSTTR, encoded by the exons ATGGAGGGTAAGAGTTTCGTTATCAACAATCGTTCTCAGCAGTATCAAGCCATTTCCGACACGAAGGATCTGGAGATCATCGATAGTACCAAACCTTGCAAAACATGCCACGAA attaaaataaaaacggaAATTCTGGAtgagatagaaaatttttcgacCAACGATGAACTGGATATCGAACAGCATGTCACGAACGTACCATCGGAAAATGTATCGCGCCATGAAAATTCCGAACAGATCCCAGAATCGGACTGTCAAAGAAATGCAAGCGTTTCACTTTCCCGGAGACAAATGGACGAGTACACTGACTTAAAGGAATACATCGTGGCATTGACAGGAGGGAGGCTTTTAATGTGCAGCGTCTGCAGGATCGAATTTCCGAACGAGGTCGAATTCGGGACTCACATGATTGGACACAGCCATGAGTGCGGATTTTGTAGGAAGCAATTCTCACG ATCGTCAACCTTAAAGGCTCACTTGCATATGCATTTTATTCCGAAGTCTTTCGCGTGCAGACAATGTGAACTCCAATTTCAG AAAAAATGTGCGCTGAAGAAACACCAGGTCGAAGCACATTCAAGAGGAAGAACGTACAAGTGTTCtatttgcaagaaaaaacTGCTGCACCACCGATCGCTGCGCGATCACGAGCTGATGCACGCTAACGCGAAGCTCCACAAATGTACGACTTGCGGCAAGAGCTTTCCGAGGTCCAGCAGTCTTCGGACTCACATGATCGTCCATACCGCGGACTTGTCGTTCGCGTGCGATCTCTGCCCGGCTAGGTTCAAGAGATCGTCGGTGCTGAAGACGCACAAGCTGACGCACACGGGCGTGAGAAGATTCGAGTGCGACATCTGCAAGCATCGTTTTCACCTGAAAGGCGCGCTCAAGCACCACATATTGGCGCATTATG gTATCAGGCCTTATAAATGCGAAGATTGCGGCAAGAGCTACAGAAGATCCTGGGGTCTCAAAGTACACAGATATCGACATACGGGAATAAAGCAATTTGAGTGCGACTTTTGCAAGCTGCGCTTCAGCGTGAAGACAAAACTCGCGAATCACATTTATACGCATATTGGCGAGAAACCGTACAAGTGTGATATTTGCAGCCGCCAATACTGCGAGAGATATCAGCTGAAGACTCACAAGAGTACACGACATTCGACAACCCGTTGA
- the LOC140669434 gene encoding uncharacterized protein isoform X3, which yields MTWQTKKKSAESIADADQRCGLRWMRSPRYSLIKIKTEILDEIENFSTNDELDIEQHVTNVPSENVSRHENSEQIPESDCQRNASVSLSRRQMDEYTDLKEYIVALTGGRLLMCSVCRIEFPNEVEFGTHMIGHSHECGFCRKQFSRSSTLKAHLHMHFIPKSFACRQCELQFQKKCALKKHQVEAHSRGRTYKCSICKKKLLHHRSLRDHELMHANAKLHKCTTCGKSFPRSSSLRTHMIVHTADLSFACDLCPARFKRSSVLKTHKLTHTGVRRFECDICKHRFHLKGALKHHILAHYGIRPYKCEDCGKSYRRSWGLKVHRYRHTGIKQFECDFCKLRFSVKTKLANHIYTHIGEKPYKCDICSRQYCERYQLKTHKSTRHSTTR from the exons ATGACCTGGCAAACGAAGAAGAAATCAGCAGAATCCATCGCCGATGCTGATCAGCGTTGCGGTCTACGATGGATGAGATCGCCAAGGTATTCTCTA attaaaataaaaacggaAATTCTGGAtgagatagaaaatttttcgacCAACGATGAACTGGATATCGAACAGCATGTCACGAACGTACCATCGGAAAATGTATCGCGCCATGAAAATTCCGAACAGATCCCAGAATCGGACTGTCAAAGAAATGCAAGCGTTTCACTTTCCCGGAGACAAATGGACGAGTACACTGACTTAAAGGAATACATCGTGGCATTGACAGGAGGGAGGCTTTTAATGTGCAGCGTCTGCAGGATCGAATTTCCGAACGAGGTCGAATTCGGGACTCACATGATTGGACACAGCCATGAGTGCGGATTTTGTAGGAAGCAATTCTCACG ATCGTCAACCTTAAAGGCTCACTTGCATATGCATTTTATTCCGAAGTCTTTCGCGTGCAGACAATGTGAACTCCAATTTCAG AAAAAATGTGCGCTGAAGAAACACCAGGTCGAAGCACATTCAAGAGGAAGAACGTACAAGTGTTCtatttgcaagaaaaaacTGCTGCACCACCGATCGCTGCGCGATCACGAGCTGATGCACGCTAACGCGAAGCTCCACAAATGTACGACTTGCGGCAAGAGCTTTCCGAGGTCCAGCAGTCTTCGGACTCACATGATCGTCCATACCGCGGACTTGTCGTTCGCGTGCGATCTCTGCCCGGCTAGGTTCAAGAGATCGTCGGTGCTGAAGACGCACAAGCTGACGCACACGGGCGTGAGAAGATTCGAGTGCGACATCTGCAAGCATCGTTTTCACCTGAAAGGCGCGCTCAAGCACCACATATTGGCGCATTATG gTATCAGGCCTTATAAATGCGAAGATTGCGGCAAGAGCTACAGAAGATCCTGGGGTCTCAAAGTACACAGATATCGACATACGGGAATAAAGCAATTTGAGTGCGACTTTTGCAAGCTGCGCTTCAGCGTGAAGACAAAACTCGCGAATCACATTTATACGCATATTGGCGAGAAACCGTACAAGTGTGATATTTGCAGCCGCCAATACTGCGAGAGATATCAGCTGAAGACTCACAAGAGTACACGACATTCGACAACCCGTTGA